The proteins below are encoded in one region of Clostridium estertheticum:
- a CDS encoding putative polysaccharide biosynthesis protein — translation MGEKAKLNKQSTTKGFAILTAASFLVKFLSLLYVPFLGKILGDIGIGVYASAYNIFTYIYILTNAGIPVAISKIVSELIALGNYKDAVRTFKIARFLLFILGVIMSILMLIFVSPIANLTNSAPSKLAIMALAPTILLTSVLSAYRGYFQGRGNMTPTAVSQVFEQVANTVFSLVFAACFIKYGVEAGAAGGTIGTSVGALVAVIYMIRFYEKNKVFRVPKGYDQLNIKRFTTKKIIKKLLGVAIPMTICLGIQQSGLFIDLWLVKSRMLSFGMTKVQANVLWGVLFKYTTLINVPIAIISSLAITILPSISSLMALRDKKAVRNKINYAFRLCFLVAVPCAVGLAVLAGPVVNLIQYGPSVARLLIYGSVVILLMAVVSIQTSILQGIGKVYLVTVYAFFGIVGKIITNYIFVAIPSINILGAIMGNAVSFAILLILNYITINKTLRVKIKLLSHAINPILASIVMAIIAKLMYSNFNYIFSYVKEGYFANAIALLISIAFAIVTYFFTLVLLGGLTKEDLDVLPSRITRIIPKSILCRFR, via the coding sequence ATGGGTGAAAAAGCAAAGTTAAATAAACAATCTACCACAAAAGGTTTTGCAATATTAACTGCAGCAAGTTTTTTGGTTAAGTTTTTATCATTGCTTTACGTTCCTTTTTTAGGAAAGATATTAGGAGATATTGGGATAGGCGTATATGCTTCAGCGTACAATATATTTACATATATATATATACTAACTAATGCAGGCATTCCTGTGGCTATTTCGAAAATCGTGTCAGAACTTATAGCTCTCGGAAATTATAAGGATGCTGTAAGGACTTTTAAAATAGCTAGATTTTTACTCTTTATATTAGGAGTGATTATGTCAATTCTAATGCTTATATTCGTATCACCTATAGCTAATTTAACGAACAGTGCTCCTTCGAAATTAGCTATTATGGCACTTGCTCCAACTATTTTACTTACTTCTGTTTTATCAGCTTATAGGGGTTATTTTCAAGGAAGAGGTAATATGACACCTACTGCAGTATCACAGGTATTTGAGCAAGTTGCAAATACTGTATTTAGTTTAGTTTTTGCAGCGTGTTTTATAAAATATGGAGTAGAAGCAGGTGCTGCAGGTGGAACTATTGGAACATCTGTAGGAGCACTAGTTGCTGTAATTTATATGATCCGTTTTTATGAAAAAAACAAAGTGTTTAGAGTTCCTAAAGGATATGATCAGTTAAATATAAAGAGATTTACTACTAAAAAAATAATAAAGAAGTTGTTGGGTGTTGCTATTCCGATGACGATATGTTTAGGAATACAACAATCAGGATTATTTATTGATTTGTGGTTAGTTAAATCAAGGATGCTATCTTTTGGAATGACTAAAGTACAAGCAAATGTTTTATGGGGGGTGTTATTTAAATATACAACATTAATAAATGTGCCTATAGCTATCATTTCATCACTTGCAATAACTATATTGCCATCTATTTCTAGTTTAATGGCACTTAGAGACAAAAAGGCTGTAAGAAATAAAATTAATTATGCTTTTAGGCTTTGTTTTTTAGTTGCAGTACCTTGTGCAGTTGGACTTGCAGTTTTAGCGGGCCCTGTAGTGAATCTAATCCAATATGGTCCTAGTGTTGCACGATTACTAATATATGGATCAGTTGTGATATTACTTATGGCTGTGGTTAGTATTCAAACTTCAATTCTTCAAGGAATTGGGAAAGTTTACTTAGTTACTGTATATGCATTTTTTGGAATAGTTGGAAAGATAATTACTAATTATATTTTTGTAGCAATTCCAAGCATTAATATATTAGGTGCTATTATGGGAAATGCAGTTAGTTTTGCAATACTTTTGATATTGAACTATATTACAATTAATAAAACACTAAGAGTTAAAATAAAATTATTAAGTCATGCAATTAATCCTATACTGGCATCTATAGTTATGGCAATAATTGCAAAGTTAATGTATAGTAATTTTAATTATATATTTAGTTATGTTAAAGAAGGGTATTTTGCAAATGCTATTGCTCTATTAATTTCTATAGCATTTGCAATAGTAACTTATTTTTTCACATTAGTACTTCTAGGTGGATTAACTAAAGAAGATTTAGACGTATTACCAAGTAGAATTACAAGAATTATTCCTAAGTCTATTTTATGTAGATTTAGGTAG
- the spoVB gene encoding stage V sporulation protein B — MIKDDFYRDSIILTVSNLVAGILRFMFSILLSRKLGAEGMGLYSLVMPIYDLFTCLICGGMVTAISKESSSYYGINDYGNLNKSIHTALVFDFVLAIFVTILVFFLSPYISTYIIKDQRTLYSLWVICPALIFVALSSIYKGYFYGISNVKVPAIIDIVEKTARMAIILGLINFFALTNVTTTVTATYISLSIGELISFILLYVFYEKSKNKFKVIIKKTEGRGQLLFNVLIVSFPLCLNGFLNTVISALSTLIVPGRLVQAGIEYTESLSLIGKFSGMAMSIVFFPFIIVMSMSTMLTPDISKSISKNDYNALENRIHEVIKISFLLGISTMIICLCIGSSLGKLFFNRYDLGIYIRLAALSAPFMYMSGSTFGILNGLGKQKALLINSVLTSIVELVLLYILLGIPSINILGYGIALLISSILSAIMNIVSIERCCYIDFSGSEFLIDICLSILLYFILKILSNTIPDSIFITKNIIIIVTGFSLLLFSLILTKKSEKSKAHHPR; from the coding sequence ATGATAAAAGACGATTTCTACAGAGATTCAATAATACTTACGGTTTCAAATTTGGTTGCTGGCATATTAAGATTTATGTTTTCAATTTTGCTCTCAAGAAAGTTAGGTGCAGAAGGTATGGGCTTATATAGCCTTGTAATGCCCATATATGATTTATTCACTTGCCTTATTTGCGGTGGTATGGTAACAGCTATTTCAAAAGAATCTTCCTCCTATTATGGAATAAATGATTACGGTAACCTTAACAAATCTATACATACTGCATTAGTTTTTGATTTTGTTTTAGCTATATTTGTAACAATTTTAGTATTTTTTCTCTCACCGTATATCAGTACATATATAATAAAAGACCAAAGAACACTATACTCCCTTTGGGTAATTTGTCCCGCATTAATTTTTGTTGCCCTATCCTCTATATACAAGGGATACTTTTATGGCATTTCTAATGTTAAAGTACCTGCAATAATAGACATCGTTGAAAAAACTGCAAGAATGGCTATAATACTTGGGCTAATAAATTTCTTTGCTCTAACAAATGTAACTACTACAGTAACTGCTACATACATTTCTTTGTCAATTGGAGAACTTATAAGTTTTATTCTTCTATATGTATTTTATGAAAAGAGCAAAAATAAATTTAAGGTAATTATAAAAAAGACCGAAGGAAGAGGTCAACTTTTATTTAATGTTCTTATTGTTTCATTTCCCTTGTGCCTAAATGGTTTTTTAAACACTGTAATTTCAGCACTATCAACCCTAATTGTTCCGGGCAGGCTAGTCCAAGCTGGAATAGAATATACCGAAAGTTTATCTTTAATTGGTAAATTTTCTGGTATGGCTATGAGTATTGTGTTCTTCCCTTTTATTATTGTGATGTCAATGTCTACCATGTTAACTCCAGACATTTCTAAAAGTATAAGTAAAAATGATTATAACGCTTTAGAAAATAGAATCCACGAAGTAATCAAAATTTCTTTTTTACTAGGAATTTCAACTATGATAATATGCTTATGTATAGGATCTTCTCTTGGAAAATTGTTTTTTAATAGATATGACCTAGGTATCTATATCCGGCTTGCAGCGTTAAGTGCACCCTTCATGTATATGTCTGGATCAACCTTTGGAATTTTAAATGGACTTGGCAAACAAAAAGCTCTCCTAATAAATTCTGTATTAACCTCTATTGTCGAATTAGTCTTGCTTTATATACTCCTTGGCATTCCAAGTATAAATATTTTAGGTTACGGCATCGCTCTCCTTATAAGTTCTATTTTAAGCGCTATAATGAATATTGTATCAATCGAAAGATGCTGTTATATAGATTTTTCAGGGAGTGAATTTCTAATTGATATTTGTCTTAGCATCTTGTTATATTTTATATTAAAAATTTTAAGTAATACTATACCGGATTCTATTTTTATTACTAAGAACATAATAATTATTGTAACTGGCTTCTCTCTATTATTATTTTCTCTAATTCTCACAAAAAAATCAGAAAAATCTAAAGCACATCATCCAAGATGA
- a CDS encoding zinc dependent phospholipase C family protein, whose translation MKKQFEATYGKTLKGLMVTINPIKKRIMKTHCIVHKFINIQAIEILKNKGYREVHTFYKSYVKELNNGVTWADQDFKSSNHFYHHITGTGLYGFSNALTEFNKYYKCALRFVEAGDLRQAMFYFGAACHLIQDATVPQHVNNKLLKNHRNFELWIIGRLMSDYSFPIFNEIIKQDNIEDYIKNNATFASDTYISHVHIKNKEERYRKVSTLIVQRAQKTTAGLMLNFYNEIYK comes from the coding sequence TTGAAGAAACAATTTGAAGCTACATATGGGAAAACTTTAAAAGGCTTAATGGTAACAATAAATCCAATTAAAAAAAGAATCATGAAAACTCATTGTATTGTTCACAAATTTATTAATATTCAAGCTATAGAGATATTAAAAAATAAGGGATACCGTGAAGTTCATACTTTTTACAAAAGTTATGTAAAAGAATTAAACAATGGGGTTACTTGGGCAGACCAAGATTTTAAGAGCTCAAATCATTTTTATCATCACATTACGGGTACAGGGTTATATGGATTTTCGAATGCATTAACAGAATTTAACAAATACTACAAATGTGCGTTAAGGTTTGTAGAAGCTGGTGATCTACGGCAAGCAATGTTTTATTTTGGAGCAGCGTGCCATTTGATTCAGGATGCAACTGTTCCTCAACATGTTAACAATAAACTACTTAAAAATCATAGAAATTTTGAACTTTGGATTATAGGTAGATTAATGAGTGACTATTCGTTCCCTATTTTCAATGAAATAATTAAGCAGGATAATATAGAAGATTATATAAAAAACAACGCAACATTTGCAAGTGACACTTATATTTCACATGTGCATATAAAAAACAAGGAAGAGCGATATAGAAAAGTATCTACGCTTATAGTGCAGAGAGCACAAAAGACTACTGCGGGCTTAATGTTAAATTTCTATAATGAAATTTACAAATAA
- a CDS encoding class I SAM-dependent methyltransferase: protein MKKEVLLNLEKEIFKGNLLDIGFSNHGIIYNIYKEYVDDSSSVDYVEGKVEKKAIEEGVYDTCALFFTLSDIKLTYNKRKLVQDIYKYLKVDGLLYIWDIDKGIAKTFTKEIKIVLPDKSTKQINLRDLNIFKNSSKDNTMRILEPYFKVLTLKNSDNVYYMICKKKSKRKD, encoded by the coding sequence TTGAAGAAGGAGGTTTTGTTAAATTTAGAAAAGGAGATTTTTAAAGGAAATCTATTAGATATAGGGTTTTCTAATCATGGTATCATATATAATATATACAAAGAGTACGTTGATGATAGTAGTAGTGTAGATTATGTAGAAGGAAAAGTGGAAAAGAAGGCAATAGAGGAAGGCGTATATGATACTTGCGCATTATTTTTCACTTTAAGTGATATAAAACTTACATATAATAAAAGAAAATTGGTACAAGATATATATAAATATTTAAAAGTTGATGGATTGTTATATATTTGGGATATTGATAAAGGAATTGCTAAAACTTTTACTAAGGAAATTAAAATTGTGTTACCAGATAAAAGTACAAAACAAATAAATCTAAGAGATTTAAATATATTTAAAAATAGTTCTAAAGATAATACAATGAGAATTTTAGAACCATATTTTAAGGTGCTAACATTAAAAAATTCAGACAATGTCTACTATATGATATGCAAAAAGAAAAGCAAAAGGAAAGATTAA
- a CDS encoding B12-binding domain-containing radical SAM protein, giving the protein MKVLLVGINSRFTHSNLAIRYLKAFTEDLSYESLIREFSINDRVERIVEEIISEKADIVVLSCYIWNKYYVKQISNLIKLIDNNIKLLYGGPEVSFDSENYLKDSLSDYLIEGEGEETFREFIQCMIGNNSLKGVKGLYYKENGEIFYGGKRKLMDINNIVFPYTKDDDLNNKIIYFESSRGCPFNCKYCLSSTIRGVRFMNLERVKRDLKFLIDKKVKLIKFVDRTFNCSDEFAMGIWGYLMSIDTETTFHFEISADILNDKQLKLLEKAPKGRFQFEVGVQTTNNEVLKNINRFVVFEDIKKQVAQLNKYGNIKQHLDLIAGLPGENLESFKKSFNDLYTIEPDEIQLGFLKILKGAPMKDEVEKWGMVYAPYPPYEILKTSDISYEEIILLKRVEEVVDKYYNSRKFKTILKYFIPKFENVFDFYLSLGTFFYDKGYLSRSISSVDYYKVFLEFNDEHLNLDNSILKEIVKFDYLEFNKKKYMPNFLLRDPSKNFERYLKESQRKGDIELPYTDYHLENFKIDIIKFLDNGQISEGEFYLIFDTSEAENIKDISYFINEEKILK; this is encoded by the coding sequence ATGAAAGTATTGTTGGTTGGAATAAATTCGAGGTTTACGCATAGTAACCTTGCAATTAGATATTTAAAAGCCTTTACTGAGGACCTCTCTTATGAGTCTCTTATAAGAGAGTTTTCTATAAATGATAGAGTAGAAAGAATTGTTGAAGAAATTATATCAGAGAAAGCAGATATAGTAGTTTTATCTTGTTACATATGGAATAAATACTATGTTAAACAGATATCTAATTTAATCAAACTCATAGATAATAATATAAAATTGTTATATGGAGGACCAGAAGTATCCTTTGATAGTGAGAATTATTTAAAAGATAGTTTATCAGATTATTTAATTGAGGGAGAAGGAGAAGAAACATTTAGAGAGTTTATACAATGTATGATAGGGAATAATAGCCTAAAAGGTGTTAAAGGCTTGTACTACAAAGAAAATGGAGAAATATTTTATGGGGGAAAAAGAAAACTTATGGACATAAATAACATTGTGTTCCCCTATACTAAGGATGATGATTTAAACAATAAAATAATATATTTTGAATCATCAAGGGGATGTCCATTCAACTGCAAATACTGTCTTTCTTCAACTATACGTGGAGTTAGGTTCATGAATTTAGAAAGGGTTAAAAGGGATTTAAAATTTTTAATAGATAAAAAAGTGAAACTCATAAAATTTGTTGATAGAACTTTTAATTGTAGCGATGAATTCGCTATGGGTATCTGGGGATATTTAATGAGTATAGATACCGAAACCACGTTTCATTTTGAAATTTCAGCAGATATACTAAATGATAAGCAACTTAAACTTTTAGAAAAAGCTCCTAAGGGTAGGTTCCAATTTGAAGTTGGAGTGCAGACTACAAATAATGAAGTATTAAAAAATATAAACAGATTTGTAGTTTTTGAGGATATAAAAAAACAGGTCGCTCAGCTAAATAAGTATGGTAATATAAAACAACATCTAGATTTAATTGCGGGACTGCCAGGAGAAAATCTTGAATCATTTAAGAAGTCTTTTAATGATTTATACACAATAGAGCCGGATGAAATACAACTTGGATTCCTTAAGATATTAAAAGGGGCCCCTATGAAGGATGAAGTGGAAAAATGGGGAATGGTATATGCTCCATATCCACCTTATGAGATCTTAAAGACAAGCGATATAAGTTATGAAGAAATTATTCTTTTAAAACGAGTTGAAGAGGTAGTGGATAAATACTATAATTCTCGTAAATTTAAAACTATATTAAAATACTTTATCCCTAAGTTTGAGAATGTATTTGATTTTTATTTAAGCCTAGGTACGTTTTTTTATGATAAAGGATATCTAAGTAGAAGTATATCATCTGTGGATTATTATAAAGTGTTTTTAGAGTTTAATGATGAACATCTCAATTTAGATAATAGTATTTTAAAAGAAATTGTTAAGTTTGATTATTTGGAATTTAATAAGAAAAAATATATGCCTAATTTTCTTTTAAGAGATCCTAGTAAAAATTTTGAAAGATATCTAAAGGAGTCACAAAGAAAAGGTGATATAGAACTACCATATACGGATTATCATTTAGAAAATTTTAAGATAGATATTATTAAGTTTTTGGACAATGGACAAATAAGTGAAGGCGAATTTTATCTAATTTTTGATACGAGTGAAGCTGAAAACATAAAGGATATATCTTATTTCATTAATGAAGAAAAAATATTAAAATAA
- the def gene encoding peptide deformylase yields MAVREILQYGDKRLNSICEKVGKVDRKILNLVDDMMDTLYEGNGIGLAAPQIGVLKRVVLIDLGEEEAEPIVIINPRITAQSGNEKDYEGCLSYVGYEGEVYRPTDVTVVGINIKGKPVTYNATGLLARAFCHEIDHLDGIMYMSRAEETHELTEK; encoded by the coding sequence ATGGCGGTTAGAGAAATATTACAATATGGTGACAAACGTCTTAATTCAATTTGTGAAAAGGTTGGAAAAGTAGATAGAAAGATTCTAAATTTAGTTGATGATATGATGGATACTCTTTATGAGGGCAATGGAATAGGTCTTGCTGCACCTCAAATAGGTGTTCTAAAAAGGGTGGTCCTAATTGATTTAGGAGAAGAAGAGGCAGAGCCAATAGTTATTATAAATCCTAGAATAACGGCTCAATCTGGAAATGAGAAGGATTATGAAGGATGTTTAAGTTATGTAGGATACGAGGGTGAAGTTTACAGGCCAACAGATGTTACTGTTGTAGGAATTAATATTAAAGGGAAACCAGTTACTTATAATGCTACAGGATTACTTGCAAGAGCATTTTGTCATGAAATTGATCACTTAGACGGAATAATGTATATGTCTAGAGCTGAAGAAACACATGAATTAACTGAAAAATAA
- the nadA gene encoding quinolinate synthase NadA — protein MQELKEKIQKLKAERNAIILAHYYQNDNIQEIADFVGDSYYLSKIAKECSEQTIVFCGVKFMAESAKILSPEKTVLLPNSDAGCTMADMINGEDVRELKKQHPGAKVICYINSTAEVKSESDICCTSSNALKIVNKLNSDEIIFIPDKNLGDYINEKAHVKNMIFWNGFCRVHEFVDAKEIINVKNSDKDIKILVHPECNREIRKLADFIGSTGEIIKFATDDTCQKYMVVTEEGILYELKNKNPNKQFITPKSPMTCCSMKKTTLEDVYESLLNKQYVVTLDENIRQAAHKCLSAMHEMVR, from the coding sequence ATGCAGGAGTTAAAAGAAAAAATTCAGAAATTAAAAGCAGAGAGAAACGCTATAATTCTAGCACACTATTATCAAAATGATAATATTCAAGAGATTGCTGATTTCGTGGGGGATTCTTATTATCTTAGTAAAATAGCCAAAGAATGTAGCGAGCAAACCATAGTATTTTGCGGAGTAAAGTTTATGGCTGAGAGTGCAAAAATACTATCACCGGAAAAAACAGTGCTATTACCTAATAGTGACGCAGGTTGTACTATGGCAGATATGATTAATGGAGAAGATGTTAGAGAACTAAAAAAACAACATCCGGGTGCAAAGGTTATATGTTATATAAACTCAACGGCAGAAGTAAAATCAGAAAGTGATATATGTTGTACTTCTTCAAATGCATTAAAAATAGTAAATAAATTAAATAGTGATGAAATAATATTTATACCAGATAAAAACCTAGGTGATTATATAAATGAAAAAGCTCATGTTAAGAACATGATATTTTGGAATGGCTTTTGCCGCGTACATGAATTTGTTGATGCTAAGGAAATTATTAATGTTAAAAATTCAGATAAAGATATTAAGATTTTAGTGCATCCTGAGTGTAATAGGGAAATTAGAAAATTAGCTGATTTTATAGGAAGCACAGGGGAAATAATTAAATTTGCTACTGACGATACATGTCAAAAGTATATGGTTGTAACAGAAGAAGGTATACTTTATGAACTTAAAAATAAAAATCCGAATAAACAATTTATAACTCCAAAATCTCCTATGACATGTTGTAGTATGAAGAAAACTACCCTAGAGGATGTTTATGAGAGTCTACTTAATAAGCAATATGTAGTAACATTAGATGAAAATATAAGACAAGCAGCGCACAAATGTTTAAGTGCTATGCATGAAATGGTGAGGTGA
- a CDS encoding L-aspartate oxidase: MNISVDVLIVGTGAAGLYAALNLNEDLNVLLITKESVDKCNTSLAQGGIAVAKDEKDFDLFVQDTLKAGKYKNSMEAVKTLVYESIDNINEVVDFGAHFDKVNENFKYTKEGAHSTSRIVHTKDETGKELFLSLLAALKNKKNVRIFENTTLLDLITKDNICFGGTAIRGKERINIYSRETILATGGIGGLFKNSTSRRRLTGDGIAIALRHNIKTSDLNYVQFHPTALYDDKVNCEKFLISESLRGEGAKLLNELGERFVDELLPRDVVAKAVYNEEEKSKKPYVFLDISFKGKEYIIDRFPGIYKKCLECGIDITKNKIPVTPVQHYHMGGIAVDLDSKTSMDHLFACGEVSCTGVHGANRLASNSLLEALVFSRRASRFINKSIFRITKLNCDDINSIKSLSDYSEINKAVVLNKFKEMGDEIRNELVNY; encoded by the coding sequence ATGAATATATCTGTAGATGTATTAATAGTTGGAACGGGGGCAGCAGGTTTGTATGCTGCATTAAATCTAAACGAAGATCTAAATGTACTTTTAATAACTAAGGAGTCTGTAGATAAATGCAATACTTCATTAGCACAAGGTGGAATAGCGGTGGCTAAAGATGAAAAGGATTTTGATTTATTTGTTCAAGATACTTTAAAAGCAGGAAAATATAAAAATTCTATGGAAGCAGTAAAAACTTTAGTATATGAATCAATAGATAATATAAATGAGGTAGTTGATTTTGGAGCACATTTTGACAAAGTAAATGAAAATTTTAAGTATACAAAGGAAGGGGCACATAGCACTAGTAGAATTGTGCATACCAAAGATGAAACTGGAAAAGAACTATTTTTATCTTTACTCGCGGCACTTAAAAATAAAAAAAATGTAAGAATATTTGAAAACACTACTTTACTTGACCTTATTACTAAAGATAATATATGTTTCGGTGGCACAGCGATTAGAGGTAAAGAAAGAATAAACATATATTCTAGGGAAACAATTTTAGCTACAGGGGGAATTGGAGGACTATTTAAAAATTCGACTAGTAGGCGAAGATTAACCGGGGATGGAATAGCTATTGCATTAAGGCATAATATTAAAACTTCGGATTTAAACTATGTGCAATTTCACCCAACTGCTTTATATGATGATAAGGTTAATTGTGAGAAATTTCTTATATCAGAGTCACTAAGGGGGGAAGGTGCCAAACTCCTAAATGAGCTTGGGGAAAGATTCGTGGATGAACTTTTACCAAGAGACGTGGTTGCAAAAGCAGTTTATAATGAGGAAGAAAAAAGTAAGAAACCTTATGTTTTTTTAGATATTTCGTTTAAAGGAAAGGAATATATTATAGATAGGTTTCCAGGTATTTATAAAAAATGTTTAGAGTGTGGTATAGATATTACAAAAAATAAAATCCCAGTAACACCGGTTCAACATTATCATATGGGAGGAATAGCTGTTGACCTAGATTCTAAAACATCTATGGATCATTTGTTTGCATGTGGTGAGGTAAGTTGCACAGGTGTGCATGGAGCAAATAGGTTGGCAAGTAATTCATTGTTAGAAGCTTTAGTTTTTTCTAGAAGGGCTTCAAGATTTATAAATAAGTCTATTTTCAGGATTACTAAATTAAATTGTGATGACATAAACAGTATAAAAAGTCTTAGTGATTATAGCGAAATTAATAAGGCTGTAGTGTTAAATAAATTTAAAGAAATGGGAGATGAGATAAGGAATGAATTGGTTAATTATTGA
- the nadC gene encoding carboxylating nicotinate-nucleotide diphosphorylase, with protein MNWLIIDKLIIDAITEDVPQNDITTEFIISDECNCSVDLIVKENGVIAGLCVFERIFKILGEVNIEFFKKDGDLVYSGEYIAKLRGKTKNILTGERTALNYLQRMSGIATLTKTYVDKLVGTGVKVLDTRKTTPGMRIFEKYAVKVGGGYNHRYNLSDGVLIKENHISAAGGIRKAVNIIRENVSFVKRIEVEIESLNQISEVLEVKADIIMLDNMDNETMKKAVEIINNKALVEASGNITLDNILEVANCGVDYISVGALTHSCRVLDLSMKNLVNN; from the coding sequence ATGAATTGGTTAATTATTGATAAATTAATTATAGATGCTATAACAGAAGATGTACCTCAAAATGATATTACAACAGAATTTATTATAAGTGATGAGTGTAATTGTAGTGTTGATTTAATAGTCAAAGAGAATGGAGTAATAGCTGGACTTTGTGTATTTGAGAGGATTTTTAAAATACTAGGAGAGGTAAATATAGAGTTTTTTAAAAAAGATGGAGATTTAGTTTACAGTGGAGAGTATATTGCAAAATTAAGAGGAAAAACAAAAAATATATTGACAGGAGAAAGAACTGCATTAAATTATCTACAAAGAATGAGTGGTATTGCTACGTTAACAAAAACATATGTGGATAAATTAGTTGGCACCGGAGTGAAAGTCCTTGATACAAGAAAAACTACACCTGGTATGAGAATATTTGAAAAATATGCGGTAAAAGTTGGTGGAGGTTATAATCATAGATATAATCTCTCAGATGGTGTATTGATAAAAGAAAACCATATAAGTGCAGCTGGGGGAATAAGGAAGGCGGTAAACATTATACGTGAAAATGTTTCCTTTGTTAAAAGGATCGAAGTTGAAATTGAATCTTTAAATCAAATAAGTGAGGTTTTAGAAGTAAAAGCAGATATTATAATGTTAGATAACATGGACAATGAAACTATGAAAAAAGCCGTAGAGATAATTAATAATAAAGCCCTAGTGGAAGCCTCTGGAAACATAACATTAGACAATATACTCGAAGTTGCAAATTGTGGAGTAGACTATATATCTGTAGGGGCATTAACTCACTCATGTAGGGTTCTAGATTTAAGCATGAAGAACTTAGTTAATAATTAA
- a CDS encoding SDR family oxidoreductase, with protein sequence MNILITGANGNIGTYLCNVLSKSHTVYGLDKTELNIVDKISTEKTLNLLKPDAVIHTAAITNKYICEYNEALAYDVNTVGTLNIANCCNALNIPLVYLSSTDVYGDSTSIPYREFDECAPINAFSKSKLGGEALIQTICQKYFIIRSSTIFGGNDCFVRKLINGKHTAIYLFSNPTLCVTYIEDLTLAIQGLLGTDKYGVYNYTNEGCILKSKLINSIIEFGNLNVPLVVSSDKLLSNLIREPKYTCTDNSHIKEALGIDIAPWDDRLREYINKCLKV encoded by the coding sequence ATGAATATTTTAATAACTGGTGCAAATGGTAATATAGGAACTTATTTATGTAACGTATTGTCAAAATCACATACTGTATATGGATTAGATAAAACTGAGCTTAACATAGTAGACAAAATAAGTACTGAAAAAACCTTAAATTTACTAAAACCGGATGCTGTAATCCATACTGCAGCCATAACTAATAAATATATTTGTGAATACAATGAGGCCTTAGCATATGATGTAAACACTGTAGGAACATTAAATATTGCCAATTGCTGTAATGCCCTTAATATACCCCTAGTATACCTCTCTAGCACAGATGTATACGGCGATAGTACTTCAATACCTTACAGAGAATTTGACGAATGCGCCCCAATAAATGCATTTAGCAAGAGTAAACTTGGTGGAGAAGCATTAATTCAAACTATTTGCCAGAAATATTTTATTATTCGCAGTTCAACTATATTCGGTGGCAATGATTGTTTTGTTAGAAAACTCATAAATGGAAAACATACAGCAATTTATCTATTTTCAAATCCAACTCTTTGTGTAACTTATATTGAGGATTTAACTTTAGCTATCCAAGGATTATTAGGAACTGATAAATATGGGGTATATAACTATACTAATGAGGGTTGTATATTAAAATCTAAACTAATAAATAGCATAATAGAATTTGGTAATCTAAATGTCCCTTTAGTTGTAAGTTCAGACAAGCTTTTATCTAATCTCATTCGTGAGCCCAAATATACTTGCACAGATAATTCGCATATAAAAGAAGCTTTGGGTATTGATATCGCTCCTTGGGATGATAGACTTCGCGAGTATATCAATAAATGCCTTAAAGTTTAA